The stretch of DNA ATAGAGATTAAAAAtacttctttctctttttcttctcacTCTCCAATGTTCATATCATATGAACAGTGCAAAAGGCATTATATATAGGGACTTGAGAAAAGAATGTTAGAGACCCACTCCTTTAATCCGTATGTTCCGACTTATTAATtgaaatagtaaataataataataataaaagctaataaatgagaataaaagggttaataaataaaataataataattaggaaattttggattttttctcCAATAAAATGCTCGAATTTTTGCGTTGTATGGATGATTCTAATATAAGTAAGTTACATTCTTGGTCACCAAGAGTCAGTTTGGAAATTCTCTTGTTTGTTTCACAGATTACGGAGAGATATAAAGTGGTTCTTAACCTTAGATTCTCACTTTTGTTACTTGGTTTGCCGTAACTTTACCTTCATAGAACTAATTCTCAAAATACTGTAGTTATTTTCGTCCCATTCCAGGCTGAAGTCAATTACGAAAAAATAAcagagtgagaaaaaaaaaaataggaaactTCAACTTTTACGTCATTTACTTCGTTTTTCTCAAACAAATAGCAAAGCTGAAAAAACTTcagcttttgttttatttatttcttttttctcaaataaacaacaaaactgaaaaaatttcagcttcataattataaaaataaagagcaaaACTGTGGCATTCCAATAGTCTCGCATTGAATAATatgaaagaatatatatatatatatatatatatatatataaaactagctTTCTCGAAAccataagaaagaaaaattggaaAAGGGGGGTTTttcatggatttttttttttctgaaaactaATTTTTCATGCTTTTCTGAGGAACCAAACACCTAAACGAATAGAAACTACTTTTTCAGccaaaaaactattttctaaaaCTTTTTCCGAGAAATCAaagaataactaatttttattttttttctccctcctaATTAACTTCTTTCTGGGTTGagaaaaatttgtatttacaaTAAACTACACAACGAAACTAAATATTTATGGCCGAAAGTAAATTCACTCGGTCATTTTTATTCACATtcagtgaaacaaacatgccctgaAAGATGCGCGCGCGAGAGAATCCTCTATAATACAATACCCACAAGTAATTAAAGTTCCAAAGTTTTGGGTTATCAAATTGGTGAAGCAAAATAGATCTAGAgatattgaaaattgaaatcacCACGCTTTCACTAGCTATCGTATTCCCCTAAGCTTGGTAGTTCAAATGGGTTGAAAAAGTGTAGGCTAGTTTGAAATAGAGCcctaaaattgttttttttttaaaaaaaaatttccaatgaTGTTTAATTTCTTAACTTTTATTGGTTTTAGTTTTAGTGATTTTCACCATACGGATTGGTAATTTCGTTAAACTTGTTGGTAATTTTTAGTTCATACTTAATTCCTTAACTATATTACctggattttaatttgaaaaatttgcGAGTTCGCATCAATAGCTTATCACTGGCTTATTAATAGAATTTCTTATTCATTTGATGGAAATTACGAAGATTGAAAGAAACAAAAGTTAGCGgagattaataataataataataataataataataagttaaatggattaattacaccaatggtccctaacctttacactgtttttcaatttggtccccaacctttttttttttgcaatcaaattcctaatcttttgatttcatttcaattaagtcccagcCGTTAGATAGCtgttaaaattgacgaaaaatgtCACGTCAGCACTATATCAGTGCCACAGAggcgccatgtcagcgccacggtgGCGCTGTGTCAGTggattacaaaagaaaaaaggttatggaccaaattgaaaaacggtgcaaaggttgaggaccaatggtgtaattaatccattaaatttataaattcaaaaaaaatttaaattttgattttggattcaaatttaaattggaattcaaattccgattttgtatttaattttaaattcaaattcacatctcgaattctaaattctaatttaatttcaaacttcgatttgaaatttcaaattcaaaatgtgaatttgaattcgaagtttaaattcaaatttagaattgaaatcaaatattaaattcaaatttaaattttgaattcaaatttaaaattaaaaatcaaatttttgaatatgattttaaatttaaattcagattttaggacataattgtaataaaatcaaaaggttagggactcaaataaaaaaaaaagattggggaCCCAAGTGAAAATTagtgcgaaggttggagactaccggtgtaattaacccaaaaGACACCAACGTGGCGCCTACGTGTCAGTTTCTGTCGAGTGTGACGGAATTATAGACGGTTGGCCctaattgaaatattttattacaattggGAACtcaattgacaaaaaaaaagattagaaacctagttgaaaatttggaaaaaggttggggactaatggtgtaatttacccaagttaaaatacagaaaatctttctttaaatatctttttttttatctttcttttctgattttcaaaacctatattttactctttaaaaattttgtaaatattttcagAAGGTTACGTCATTAACGGAGAGTACGAAATAACCAAATTACTCttacttattttataagtaaatatatatatatatattaaatatatttttgttatttttaagcgtattttcgatataaattataagaaatagacaAAATAGTAACAGAATCCCGTCGGAGGGGAgctaaatatatcaaattaaaattttaagggaGTTTTGAAagttataggaaaaaaaaattaaaaaagcagATATTTACcgaaaaattttctgtattttagcaaaaaaaaaaaaaagctaaattatataaaactcccctatcaaaattcgatttttcactttccctccctgtcatttaaaaacctacgtTTTGCCtcattgtaaaatgaaaaatgttcacagggtgTAAGGTGTAAattatgatgacaaaatgacaattttgcccCTCACTATTTTTGGCGCACAGAAGAGAAGACTGAAggcatttttggtataaaaaaatatatataataatattttataaacggaaccatAACAGATCACTAACGGCAGGAGGTGaggtgaatatttttcattttacaatggggcaaagtataagtttttaaatgacagaggagAAAagcgaaaaatcggattttgacaggaAAATTTTCTATGATTTggccccaaaaaaaataaaaatgaagatTAATTTGAGACCTACATGGGAATATTTGTCTGCAACAACCATGTGATTGTTTGAATGATGGGAAACACAATGGTAGCTAGAACTCCGCTCAAACATCATACATCAGTTAGAATCCAAATCGTcacctaattaattaaactataaaatttcaTGATGCTTATGACAGATGCACAGTAATAGCACCCAAAGAATTAAATTGGttgtttatataattataaactaTTCATAGAGTAATTAATTTGTGGTtagtttggtttttttttttcccaatatttttttgacaattttatAGATTAAATCAGGGCTAAATAACAAGTTTGGGACAGCATACGCCACGCAGACGATAAATACCGGTATACATGATCATCAATTATTTAGTTCAGATAGATATtagaatcggaataaatcattcccattgtcggtgtttggttcagatagatatcaaaaacgtaatcaaattaatatgtcaattttatctttataatatattaatttaaattcaaactaaaaattaaatattaaaaatatgggtcaaaatttgtaaatgatgtcaaaattttaaatattttttaaaaaaaaattaaaatttgaaattgaacggataattcaaaatataaaactaaatttcgatattgaaattcaaacttaaaattataatttcaatttcaatttgaatccataaatttagtttaaagtttaaataaaatttgaataaaactttagattttaaattaaatttaaatttataaattagattcaaaatgcttgattgaattttaatttttaatttaagttcaaattaaaattaaaatttataaatataatttttcaacttaaattttttattttaattaaaaaataaactaaaaaaaggtTACATTTAATCCGAACAAATCTATTCTACCGGGATTCAATTTCCAATCAGGCATCTTAGGCCAGATTGGAAAAATGAGTAATTGAGGGATTCCCATTCATCcggaaatcggaatcgaaatggaaATTCCGCATATCAAATACGGACAAACGAATTCGTATTTCAATTTTATGGTGAAAAAAAGGCGAACCAAATAAGTCCTTAAAATAGTTGGTTGATACCTTGGAGTGAAAATAAAATGTGTATATTAGAaaagtaacaaaataaaaatacgcGCGCTAAACTAGGTAGAGTTAGAGGCTAATCGAAGTTTAAGTACCCACTAATGAACTTAATGTAACTCATGTGTCTTATCAAAGATGGAGTATACATGAAGTGTTAATTATACATAGCTTGAGTGACAAGAGTCTGTGTACAGATTCACAAAAAAGAGTTATTCAACCTCTCCCACCAAACCACCACCTAAATTACCATCACCCCAATTAATCCAtgcaaacacacacacacaaacacacacatgcatgcataataatttacaataaaaatccAGATTTGGGCAACAACACACATCAACCCCTCTTGACACTGCAATGGTATACCATGTCCAATCacatatttagagagagaaagatctagagagagagaggaaaaggaccAGGAGGAGAAAATGATGGTTCAGTATTTGATGAACTACCCtactctctccccctctctctctctctctctctctctctcactcctgTGTACAGCAGGTGTTCAACAGTCAAACCAAACATGGCCATCTCATAAAAACAGGCATCAAAAACCCACAAGTTTTTACTTCTTGGCCACTGCACTATtatctccacctcctcctcctccttatcTCACAAGAAAACAGCCCCTATATACACTTCCTGTATTCTAAAAGAacacaacaataacaacaagagagagagagagagagagagagagagagagagggtggtacaaagaagaagaagtaataTTAAGCATGGCCATGaagttggtggtggtggtggtggtggcagTGGCGATTTGCGCGACTGCAGTGGCAGCAGCAACAGACGACGACGAGCCGATCGGAGCGTCGTTCGTGTTCGGGGACTCGCTGGTCGACTCGGGGAACAACAACTACCTCTCCTCACTGTCGAAGGCCGACATGCCGCCCAACGGCATCGACTTCGCCGCCTCCGGCGGGCAGCCCACCGGGCGGTTCACCAACGGGAAAACCATAGCCGACGTCATCGGTAAGTGCATATAACATTAATAACTGCGCTTAAACATTTTGTGTCGGTCCGTGTTacaaaactttattttcttaCTGTAGGAGAATTGCTGGGGCAAACGCACTACGCGACGCCGTTTCTCGCTCCGAACACGACGGGTCGTGTGATACTAAACGGTGTAAACTATGCGTCGGGAGGAGCAGGAATCATGAACGGAACGGGACGAATCTTCGTATGTttcttctaaatttaaatttttgcgAAACATAAACCAAATTTAATCCTTTTTGAGTAAGATGTATTGTAAATTTGTAAGTTTCTGAGATCATAGTATAAGAATGTTGAAGCATACATATATAAACCATGTGTTATATGAGTATATATGTGTTTCCTTTTGCACAGGTTAATAGGATTGGAATGGACGTACAAATCGATTACTACAACATAACTCGGCAACAAATAGGTGAACTACTGGGGGAGGCCAAAGCAAAGCAGTTCTTAGCAAGCAAAGCGATTTTCTCGATCACCGTCGGATCGAACGACTTCCTCAACAACTATCTCTTCCCCCTGCTCTCCGCGGGAGTGCGAGTCCTCGAATCGCCCGACGGCTTCATCAACGACATGCTCGCGAACCTCAAATCGCAACTCACAGTAATATATATACAGCCCTGATAATCTCTTTACGCTTATATAAAAGACACAAACTGTGCAGTTTTCGCAGACCGAGCTTTCGAACGTTCGTTCTGTTGTTGCTGTTGCAGAGGATGTACGCGTTGGATGCGCGAAAGTTTGTGGTGGCGAACGTCGGTCCCCTCGGATGCATCCCGTATCAGAAGACGATAAACCGAGTCGGGGAGGCCGAGTGTGCCAGCTTACCGAACCAGCTCGCGGTGCAGTACAACGGTCGGCTGAGGGATCTGCTCGCGGAACTGAATGACAATCTCCCGGGCGCCAAATTTTGCCTCGCGAATGTGTACGATCTTGTCATGGAGCTGATCTCAAACTACGAGCATTACGGTAAGAGCAGAATTCCGTTTCAGGACTAAATTCTCGTTCTCTTACCGACAAATCTGGATTGAAaaaaatgtgtgtgtgtgtgtgtgtgtgtgtgtgcaggATTTGCAACTGCAAGTACAGCTTGTTGTGGAAATGGAGGGCAGTATGCAGGAATCATACCTTGCGGGCCGCAGTCGAGTCTTTGCGACGATCGATCGCAGCACGTCTTCTGGGATCCCTACCACCCGAGCGAGGCTGCGAATGTCCTCATGGCGAAGTACATTGTCGACGGAGACACGAAGTATATTTCGCCTGTAAATCTTCGACAGCTTCTCGCGCTTTAGATCCATTCTTTCCTGAATGTTTCAGAATACATATACTTAGCTATATCAAGTGAGGGGTGCATTTTGGGTGAATTGTTCTTTATCGGTGCGAGCAATTTACAATTCAGCAATGTCGAAAACAAGATTTAAAGAATTGAAAGATTGTTGTTATAGGGGGGGTATTCTTTAAGTAATCTGTGTGTTTTctgtattaatttaattatgtttACTGTGATGAAATGTTAAGTTTTGTCAATCTTTTAGGTCTAAGCAccgttcaaaatattataaccaaGTTAAAAAATCTTAGTCttaatatatcttatatataaaagaatattctAAATCCTAAGAGTGTCACATTTCTCCCGCTGTATAATCTTAACTCAATCGAGATTTATATCACATTTTCGACTGATGATTGATTCTAATAACAACTATGACATCATATTTCTTAAGAGATTACTCATTTTAAAACTACTCTgatcctaacacgcttaacttttttaatcttttaagtctagccaccgcccaaaatgctacaactgagttaaaaattttagccctttttatataaaattatttcaaattttaggaaTGTCACAGTAATTatatcaaaagaaaagagatccttgacaaatttttatctaaatctaTCAATAACATGGGAGTTCtcagaaaatatgaaaaaaaaaggaaacaaaggaCAAGTAATGTCTTTCCAACTTAAAAGCAGGATGTGACTTCTGATATATCATCAGGACACAATATATTGCATCTTTCTGGAGCATGGATTTGTATATTAAAATTTCCCCTACACTAAATTACTGAAGAGAACCACCTGATCTGTTCTTATGTAGATTCACAAACACAAAATTTGTTGCAAACGATGCaccgaaatttaatttttatttaattagatttcTTTGATAGAACTCTCTAATGATGATTGAATCGAAGTAATATAAGATGATATGACACTTGAATCAACTATCATTGCATCACCGCATTGTTTCGTGGAAATGGCTTGGTTCATCAAATCACTGTTACATCATCTAATGGAATGCAATGAAGCGGCAAGAGTGAAACAGGAATTGAATTCTGTTACATCATCTAATGGAATGCAATGAAGCTGAAACAGGAATTGAAGTTAGGAACTACAGTAAAATTCGGCGCTAAGTTCAGTGACCAATGCTCTGTAATTCATCTGCAGTTACACAATGCATGATTTGCAGTTTAAGCTTTCTCACCATTCCTTCGACACCTTCCCATACCTGGATTCATCCTCACCTTACAAATTCAAAAAGCTGATAGATATGTTCAAGGACTCGGCTCCGAATCTCAGCATACATCGACGGCAACACTTCAGTATCTGTTATACAATTTCATCCATTTTTCTATTGGCAAAAGAGAAGCGAATGTGAATTCCGAATTTCGTCTGATTTTATTCATCCCTAACATGGTTTTGAGACAAGCTAAGTTTACACAAGTGCATAATAACAACCAAAAATCAGATAAATGATGGTGCTCTATAGGGCTTACATTAAGAGAGTCATAGTCCTAAAAGTACAAGGAATATGTTCAACGGTACATGGATAGGTCCCATTGCAAACTTAAAATTGACCTAACAACTAAACTATGGAACCTGGCATAAATAGAACAAGAGAATTCTATAATACATAATGACTAATTCAGCCTCTGCTTCAGCCTATACATTGCAGTCCAAAAAAATAGCACGGGAAATAATTCAAGATGTTCACCTCACCAACAGCTAAGTATGATTCCCGATGTTCTAAGAGacaatttaaatagttatttcGTCACTCGAATGAATATTTACCTCTCAAGGAGATAGCTTTTGCTTTTATCGAGCACGGGCCGTACTAGGTTGCTTCGACAAGCGATTTGaatgttttttcctttttgtgttGACTACCGGAGCTGGCTCGACCAGCGGTCCAGACCAAGTAGACAATGGGCCTTTCTGGGTGGGGAATACCGTGCTGAATGAAGCCTCTGGGGGGTCGAATGTAGGGTCGATGTGATGAGATGAGCCCAAAGGGAAGCCGAGGGCCCCGTCCTGATGTGGTGGGGGGAACTTCTCACTCTTGCTCTTTGCGTTTGCGTGGGTGATTAGCCTCCTTTTCTGTTCATGCAAAAATGAGAAATGGGTGAGCAAACAAACTACCAATTGACAGTTTTCTTTCACTTAATAAACAACTAGAAACACTGAAAAGTAGGATTTATTCATGAATTTGCTTCTTGTtatcttttccaaaaaaaaaaagaagaaaaaaaaaaaactttatgaaCACCAGAGTTGGTGCTTCACTGTTCTATAGACCATGACTTGCATCCAGATATCTTTTCCGAGAGTAGCAAGATGAATGAAATTCAGAATAGTAGTAAAATAAGTAAAGCAGACACTGTTGTGAGAAGAGAAACAAAAGAATAGGTCACTCCCCAGTACATCGGACAGGTGGAGAAATGTGAACAACATGAACTAGTTTGACAGCTAAGAATGGCCAAAATAATCCTAATAATGATAGCAACAAAAATTGGGGTAAATTTGCTCATGTAACCAGACAAAATAAACTAGAGACCACCAACAATCAGTTAACTGAAACATATACAGTAACCAGGGTAACGTGCCAAGCACTAACACTGAAGCATTGCATCATTCAG from Ananas comosus cultivar F153 linkage group 18, ASM154086v1, whole genome shotgun sequence encodes:
- the LOC109724497 gene encoding GDSL esterase/lipase At2g23540; the protein is MAMKLVVVVVVAVAICATAVAAATDDDEPIGASFVFGDSLVDSGNNNYLSSLSKADMPPNGIDFAASGGQPTGRFTNGKTIADVIGELLGQTHYATPFLAPNTTGRVILNGVNYASGGAGIMNGTGRIFVNRIGMDVQIDYYNITRQQIGELLGEAKAKQFLASKAIFSITVGSNDFLNNYLFPLLSAGVRVLESPDGFINDMLANLKSQLTRMYALDARKFVVANVGPLGCIPYQKTINRVGEAECASLPNQLAVQYNGRLRDLLAELNDNLPGAKFCLANVYDLVMELISNYEHYGFATASTACCGNGGQYAGIIPCGPQSSLCDDRSQHVFWDPYHPSEAANVLMAKYIVDGDTKYISPVNLRQLLAL